CAAGGTCGTCAAAGGCGGTAAGAACATGTCCTTCGCCGCCCTCGTCGTTATTGGCGACCCGGCGGAAGGTGTCGTCGGCTACGGCTCCGGCAAGGCCAAAGAAGTTCCCCAGGCCATCCGTAAGGGGATCGAGTCGGCCAAGAAGAATCTGCACAAGGTCAACCTGACCGAGAGCACGATTCCTCACCAGGTTCTTGGCCACTTCGGCGCAGGCCAGGTGATGCTGAAGCCAGCCCCGGAAGGTACTGGCGTCATCGCCGGCAAGACGGTTCGCGCTGTGATGACCGCCGCCGGCGTGCAGAACGTGCTGACCAAGAGCCTTGGCTCGGCCAACCCGCACAACGTCATCAAGGCTACGTTCGATGCTCTTATCCAGCTTCGCAACAAGGCTGAAGTCGCCGCCCTGCGCGGTAAGGCAGTGGAAGAGCTCTAAGCTCTTGCCTCTGCTCCAACAAGATTCAAGGAGCTCTCTCATGGCTGACACCAACGCAATCGCTAAAATCAAGCTGCAGTACTTCCGTTCCAAGATCTGCACCCCGGTCAAGCATAAGCTCGTCATCAAGGGCCTCGGCTTCACCCGTCTCAACCAGATCGTCGAGCGTGAAG
The nucleotide sequence above comes from Tunturibacter empetritectus. Encoded proteins:
- the rpsE gene encoding 30S ribosomal protein S5 — translated: MAMKKKIDANRLNLKDEVVSINRVTKVVKGGKNMSFAALVVIGDPAEGVVGYGSGKAKEVPQAIRKGIESAKKNLHKVNLTESTIPHQVLGHFGAGQVMLKPAPEGTGVIAGKTVRAVMTAAGVQNVLTKSLGSANPHNVIKATFDALIQLRNKAEVAALRGKAVEEL
- the rpmD gene encoding 50S ribosomal protein L30, with the protein product MADTNAIAKIKLQYFRSKICTPVKHKLVIKGLGFTRLNQIVEREDTPSIRGMVAKVPHLVRVVD